The following are encoded in a window of Gloeothece citriformis PCC 7424 genomic DNA:
- a CDS encoding type II toxin-antitoxin system YhaV family toxin — MSEDYQIVINGWSILAHPLFLQQLEELQMQVEDLRQKYPKDYIRKNATKRLAAIVKLAFEVIPQDPTHSNYRQGTTLGDNYKHWFRAKFFQQYRLFFRYHTESKIIVFVWVNDEKSKRAYESNTDAYRIFKKMLESGNPPDDWNDLVKEAQNQIKRLEQIINQDPDPDISKS, encoded by the coding sequence TTGTCTGAAGATTATCAAATAGTAATCAATGGATGGAGTATATTAGCTCATCCTCTATTTCTTCAACAATTGGAAGAACTTCAGATGCAAGTTGAAGATTTGCGACAAAAATATCCTAAAGATTATATAAGAAAAAATGCAACAAAGCGATTAGCCGCTATAGTAAAGCTGGCATTTGAGGTTATTCCTCAAGATCCAACCCATAGTAATTATCGCCAAGGTACGACTCTGGGTGACAATTATAAGCACTGGTTTAGAGCTAAATTTTTTCAGCAGTATAGGCTTTTTTTTCGATATCATACAGAAAGTAAAATCATTGTTTTTGTTTGGGTTAATGATGAAAAGTCTAAACGAGCCTATGAAAGTAATACAGATGCTTATCGAATTTTTAAAAAAATGCTTGAAAGTGGTAATCCGCCCGACGATTGGAATGATTTAGTTAAAGAAGCACAAAATCAAATTAAACGTTTAGAACAAATAATTAACCAAGATCCTGATCCTGATATATCTAAAAGTTAA
- the ltrA gene encoding group II intron reverse transcriptase/maturase: protein MTNLIDEFLSLPNFRQAWFKVADNKGCAGIDGETIEHFALNLDFNLTFLLNSVTNSNYIPQPLKQVLIPKSQEKWRELRIPTVRDRIVQQALLNVLYPVMEERFSDASFAYRPNRSYLDAVKRAAYWRDLGYQWVLDADIVEYFDNISHSLLLKEVRKTVDNSGILCLIKAWISAGVSTDKGIIFPEKGVPQGAVISPMLANIYLDEFDHRITQSDLKLVRYADDFLVLSDTEDGIMRAYSQVVQLLHFWGLKLHEEKTQITHFKKGFQFLGHGFLRKAIFPIDDQVKSSKSSLKKKSRQRVRNKRVRI, encoded by the coding sequence ATGACAAATCTTATTGATGAATTTCTCAGTTTGCCTAATTTTCGTCAAGCGTGGTTTAAGGTGGCAGATAATAAAGGTTGTGCGGGAATTGATGGAGAAACTATAGAACATTTTGCCCTAAATTTAGATTTTAATCTGACTTTTCTACTCAACTCTGTAACCAATAGTAATTATATTCCTCAGCCACTTAAACAAGTTTTAATTCCTAAAAGTCAAGAAAAATGGCGAGAGTTAAGAATTCCAACGGTGCGGGATAGAATTGTTCAACAAGCTTTATTAAATGTCCTTTATCCTGTAATGGAAGAACGCTTTTCTGATGCGAGTTTTGCTTATCGTCCGAATCGTTCTTATCTCGATGCGGTAAAAAGAGCCGCTTATTGGCGAGATTTGGGCTATCAGTGGGTATTAGATGCTGATATTGTCGAATATTTTGATAATATTTCTCATTCTTTATTATTAAAAGAAGTGAGAAAAACTGTTGACAATTCTGGAATTTTATGCTTAATTAAAGCTTGGATTTCGGCAGGAGTTTCAACAGATAAAGGGATTATATTTCCTGAGAAGGGAGTCCCTCAAGGTGCAGTTATTTCCCCGATGTTAGCTAATATTTATCTCGATGAATTTGATCATCGGATTACTCAATCTGATTTAAAATTAGTGCGCTATGCTGATGATTTTTTAGTGCTATCTGATACGGAAGATGGAATTATGAGAGCTTATTCTCAAGTCGTCCAGTTGCTCCATTTTTGGGGACTAAAATTACATGAGGAAAAAACCCAAATAACTCATTTTAAAAAGGGGTTTCAGTTTTTGGGGCATGGGTTTCTCCGTAAAGCTATTTTTCCTATAGATGATCAAGTTAAATCATCCAAATCTTCTCTAAAAAAAAAATCGCGTCAACGAGTTCGGAACAAGAGAGTACGAATTTAG
- a CDS encoding putative CRISPR-associated protein, which yields MMNEQNRAKVIISTVGTSLLTNQINRETERDWFKQLSNHANLTWDNLPNSVKEIIEELKFRASEQLKQNNLKKIRQASAELNGVFGIYDNDLTTGKVDLHYLIATDTAQGQATAEIVQAFLLQRGLSVNIYTPSGLSTANTSAFSEGIDQLIVWLREEIVKNYRGGYKIYFNLVGGFKSLQGYLNTLAMFYADAIAYIFEGENSELITIPRLPISIDHSVIEIYKVPLALMSNGAELSVSEVGGIPESLVYAVDGVLILSTWGKLFWGECKDEFLSGDLLEFKGLVYLDSFLQDYKKAKNPLQRIQLQNTLAKVCCFLEKSGGDTAILRGNNAGGILYDSYTGKYSQYDHFRVSLNWRVSCVAKEGVLYLRHFGEHDDVNNNP from the coding sequence ATGATGAATGAGCAAAACCGGGCAAAAGTAATCATTTCTACTGTGGGTACAAGTTTACTGACTAATCAAATTAATCGAGAAACAGAACGGGATTGGTTTAAACAACTTTCAAATCATGCTAATTTAACTTGGGATAATCTTCCTAATTCGGTTAAAGAGATTATAGAAGAGTTAAAATTTAGAGCATCTGAACAACTTAAACAGAATAATCTCAAAAAAATTAGACAAGCTAGTGCTGAACTTAATGGAGTTTTTGGGATTTATGATAATGATTTAACAACTGGTAAAGTCGATTTACATTATTTAATAGCAACGGATACTGCCCAAGGACAAGCTACTGCTGAAATTGTACAAGCTTTTCTTTTACAACGGGGATTAAGTGTCAATATTTATACTCCATCTGGTTTATCAACCGCTAATACTTCTGCTTTTTCTGAGGGAATTGATCAATTAATTGTTTGGTTACGAGAAGAGATTGTTAAAAATTATCGAGGAGGTTATAAAATTTATTTTAATTTAGTGGGAGGGTTTAAAAGTCTGCAAGGTTATCTTAATACTTTAGCGATGTTTTATGCCGATGCGATCGCTTATATTTTTGAGGGAGAGAATTCAGAGTTAATTACTATTCCTCGGTTGCCAATTTCTATCGATCATTCTGTTATTGAAATTTATAAAGTTCCGTTGGCCTTGATGAGTAATGGGGCTGAACTTTCGGTTTCTGAAGTTGGGGGAATTCCTGAGTCTTTGGTGTATGCTGTTGATGGAGTATTGATTTTATCGACTTGGGGTAAATTGTTTTGGGGAGAGTGTAAGGATGAGTTTTTATCAGGGGATTTGTTGGAGTTTAAGGGCTTAGTTTATTTAGATAGTTTTCTTCAAGATTATAAAAAAGCTAAGAATCCTTTACAACGTATCCAACTCCAAAATACTTTGGCTAAAGTTTGTTGTTTTTTAGAAAAGTCGGGGGGAGATACGGCTATTTTAAGAGGTAATAATGCTGGAGGTATTTTGTATGATAGTTATACGGGTAAATATTCCCAATATGATCATTTTCGTGTCAGTCTAAATTGGCGTGTGAGTTGTGTTGCTAAGGAGGGTGTTTTATATTTGCGACATTTTGGTGAACATGATGATGTGAATAATAATCCCTAA
- a CDS encoding type II toxin-antitoxin system PrlF family antitoxin → MTTKQTPCSESTLTKRYQTTIPESIRKVLGLKKHDKICYTILEDGQVTISRAAQTENDPILENFLVFLAQELKKNPQHLQGISANLVSHLKSLVADVDLDLDAPLSDEDE, encoded by the coding sequence ATGACTACAAAACAAACTCCATGCTCAGAATCTACTCTTACTAAACGTTATCAGACTACAATTCCTGAGTCTATTCGCAAAGTTCTTGGGTTAAAAAAGCATGATAAAATCTGCTATACCATTCTAGAAGATGGTCAAGTAACTATATCTCGTGCCGCTCAAACGGAGAACGATCCTATACTAGAAAATTTTCTAGTTTTTCTGGCACAAGAACTTAAAAAGAATCCTCAGCACTTACAAGGGATCAGTGCTAATTTAGTGAGTCATCTTAAGTCTCTAGTTGCTGATGTAGATTTGGATCTTGATGCACCCCTCTCTGATGAGGACGAATAA